One genomic region from Armatimonadota bacterium encodes:
- a CDS encoding FAD-dependent oxidoreductase, whose amino-acid sequence MPGYPEVTFPLGGFLPEPTGATIREPARDIPIIADCDVAVLGGGPAGACAAAAAATLGASVLLIERFGFLGGMSTAGIVNMWHPFYGMDGETLIIGGLPRQLVQRLQDMEAVYNTAEDGETGNWVICSEHARFAFDDMVLASGAKVLVNAHLAGAIREGRRVTAALVETKSGRGAVLAKSFIDCTGDADLVRRSGVETELGDATGACQAPTLCYRLDNLGPGGLGALSAELTKHTMDYNGQPFPAFFWGDRWPGTETEHFAAGTRVLDVNCADALSLARAEIEARYQLRWVLERARRMPGWENLRLVAVATALGLRESHRIIADYQVTGDDLLWARPFEDAVAQGTYPIDIHTPGAPGIVFNRLDGTFHRINPDRSTESGRWDGEPVNAPKRNALCYQVPLRSLIVRDLDNVFAAGRCAGMTHEAAGALRVMVNCMQLGQAAGVAASLSPDGNAREASAEAVQDRLRELGMPLR is encoded by the coding sequence ATGCCCGGTTACCCCGAAGTCACCTTTCCCCTCGGCGGGTTCCTGCCCGAACCCACCGGCGCCACAATCCGAGAGCCGGCGCGTGATATCCCGATCATCGCGGATTGCGACGTGGCGGTTCTGGGAGGCGGCCCTGCGGGAGCCTGTGCGGCCGCTGCAGCCGCAACCCTCGGAGCGAGTGTGCTGCTCATTGAGCGTTTCGGCTTCCTGGGCGGCATGTCCACCGCGGGTATCGTGAACATGTGGCACCCATTCTATGGGATGGACGGAGAGACACTGATCATCGGTGGCTTGCCCCGGCAGCTTGTCCAGCGCCTGCAGGATATGGAAGCGGTCTACAACACCGCCGAAGACGGAGAGACGGGCAACTGGGTTATCTGTTCGGAGCACGCGCGGTTCGCATTCGACGACATGGTGCTGGCCAGTGGGGCGAAGGTGCTGGTCAACGCTCATCTCGCCGGAGCGATCCGCGAGGGCAGACGGGTCACGGCGGCGTTGGTCGAGACAAAGAGCGGGCGCGGGGCGGTGTTGGCGAAGTCCTTCATCGACTGCACCGGGGACGCCGACCTGGTGCGCCGGAGCGGCGTGGAGACGGAACTCGGCGATGCCACCGGGGCCTGCCAGGCACCCACCCTATGCTACCGTCTCGACAACCTCGGGCCCGGTGGACTGGGGGCGTTGTCGGCGGAGCTCACAAAGCACACCATGGACTACAATGGCCAGCCCTTCCCCGCCTTCTTCTGGGGCGATCGCTGGCCGGGCACTGAGACCGAACACTTTGCCGCGGGCACCCGCGTGCTGGATGTGAACTGCGCGGACGCCTTGAGCCTCGCCCGGGCGGAAATTGAGGCGCGTTACCAGTTGCGCTGGGTGCTGGAGCGCGCCAGGCGGATGCCGGGCTGGGAGAACCTGCGCCTCGTGGCCGTCGCCACGGCATTGGGGCTGCGTGAGAGCCACCGAATAATCGCGGATTACCAGGTCACCGGCGATGACCTGCTGTGGGCCAGGCCGTTTGAGGATGCGGTCGCCCAGGGCACTTACCCCATAGACATTCACACTCCCGGCGCGCCGGGGATCGTGTTCAACCGCCTGGACGGCACCTTCCACCGCATCAACCCGGACCGTTCCACGGAGAGCGGGCGCTGGGACGGCGAGCCGGTGAACGCGCCGAAGCGCAACGCGCTTTGCTATCAAGTGCCCCTGCGTTCCCTGATCGTCCGGGACCTGGACAACGTGTTCGCGGCCGGACGTTGTGCGGGAATGACCCACGAGGCAGCCGGTGCTTTGCGGGTGATGGTGAACTGCATGCAACTGGGGCAGGCGGCGGGAGTCGCGGCGTCGCTCAGCCCGGATGGGAATGCGCGCGAGGCAAGCGCAGAGGCCGTGCAGGATCGCCTGCGGGAGTTGGGGATGCCCCTGCGCTAG
- a CDS encoding DUF4190 domain-containing protein, protein MPPPYPPQYAGYQEPPRITPPEPPHDDTMGIVGLVFSIVGLLSCGCLPILCPVGLILSIIAQNKRQTGVTIAGIVLGIIGTLVFILSLAWAVYMAMNPELQNQILRQFFDQMGVPIPPGLRGS, encoded by the coding sequence GTGCCGCCACCGTACCCGCCCCAATATGCGGGCTACCAGGAGCCGCCGCGGATCACTCCGCCCGAGCCGCCCCATGACGACACCATGGGGATCGTCGGCCTGGTTTTCAGCATTGTGGGGCTGTTATCTTGCGGCTGCCTGCCCATTCTATGCCCGGTGGGCCTGATCCTGTCCATCATCGCCCAGAATAAGCGGCAGACGGGTGTGACCATCGCCGGAATTGTGCTGGGGATCATCGGCACTCTCGTCTTCATCCTGTCCCTGGCCTGGGCAGTCTATATGGCCATGAACCCGGAGCTGCAAAACCAGATCCTGCGGCAGTTCTTCGACCAGATGGGCGTGCCGATTCCGCCGGGCCTTCGGGGGTCGTAG
- a CDS encoding LON peptidase substrate-binding domain-containing protein: MRLPLMPLNTVLFPGMPMPLLIMEPRYLAMVQECLDAESPFGVALIDSGPEVGGIASPRNVGTLARIVHVAENDTLQDRALDIVVVGEDRFRIREVEIDGDLLRGVVEPYRPREEDIRVSPELCRELAQMLQEHVAAIMKLIGIPHAQIHVPEDPEPLSFMIAAHITASVQERQRLLEMLQPAERLLRERELLLEETGHYRLLLASLERAKRPESDGDSAGAFSLN, translated from the coding sequence ATGCGACTGCCACTGATGCCTCTGAATACCGTGCTTTTCCCGGGGATGCCCATGCCGCTTCTCATCATGGAGCCCAGGTACCTCGCGATGGTCCAGGAATGCCTGGATGCAGAAAGCCCCTTCGGGGTGGCGCTCATCGACAGTGGCCCCGAAGTGGGCGGGATTGCCTCACCACGCAATGTGGGAACGCTGGCGCGAATCGTGCATGTTGCCGAGAATGACACGCTTCAGGACAGGGCCCTGGACATCGTGGTCGTCGGCGAGGACCGGTTTCGCATCCGTGAGGTCGAGATCGATGGCGATCTCCTGCGTGGTGTGGTTGAGCCGTACAGGCCCCGGGAGGAGGATATCCGCGTATCTCCCGAATTGTGCCGGGAACTCGCGCAGATGCTCCAGGAACACGTCGCGGCAATCATGAAGCTCATCGGCATTCCCCATGCCCAGATCCATGTCCCGGAGGACCCAGAGCCGCTGTCTTTCATGATTGCTGCCCATATCACGGCGTCTGTCCAGGAGCGCCAGAGGCTCTTGGAGATGCTCCAGCCGGCGGAACGACTGCTCCGCGAGCGAGAGCTTCTTCTCGAGGAAACCGGGCACTACCGGCTCCTGCTCGCTTCGCTGGAGCGTGCGAAAAGACCTGAATCGGATGGGGACAGCGCCGGCGCATTCTCACTCAACTGA
- a CDS encoding APC family permease, with translation MPSILRRMLVGQPLATVQQAHERLGNFAALAVFASDGLSSVAYATEEILLILVYAGTGALHLSLPISLAIAVLIAIVATSYRQVVYAYPSGGGAYAVARENLGVIPSLVAGASLLVDYVLTVAVSVAAGIAALTSAFPAWYEHRVALGLAAIAAVTIANLRGVRESARVFMLPTYGFVASMLVVIMAGLWRGLSGQGPVEPLPAHTDEAAVGAVSLFLILRAFSSGCAALTGIEAVSNGVQAFREPVGANAAKVLTWLALLLGGLFIGTSVIANLYHVIPVHDETVVSQIARGTFGRTVPYYAVQFFTAVILILAANTSFNGFPRLASVQANDGYLPRPLGNIGDRLVYSNGILLLGLASGFLLAAFRGETHRLIPLYAVGVFLSFTLSQAGMVRHWISVRDEQVDWRQRVAINAVGAVITGGVTLVIAISKWSMGAWIVVVVIPALVLLFLRIHEHYEWFGRRLSLEGTPQPPPPGRNLVLVLVASVHRGMLEAVHYAKSLSSPDGDVRAVHVETESDRPRPSLLSGWERYGLGISLVALQSPYRSVAEPLLEYVEKAMQDEGFDTVTIVIPEVVIQGFLVQFLHNQTALFLQIAFRNKPGVVIANFRYYL, from the coding sequence ATGCCCAGCATACTCCGTCGTATGCTCGTGGGGCAACCGCTTGCCACAGTGCAACAGGCCCACGAGCGCCTCGGGAACTTCGCCGCGCTTGCTGTCTTCGCATCGGACGGGCTCTCCTCGGTTGCGTACGCCACGGAGGAAATCTTGCTCATCCTCGTCTACGCGGGGACTGGAGCGCTCCACCTGTCGCTGCCGATCTCGCTTGCCATCGCGGTGCTGATCGCGATCGTTGCGACATCCTACAGGCAGGTTGTCTACGCCTACCCCTCCGGGGGAGGCGCTTACGCAGTAGCTCGTGAGAACCTGGGCGTCATCCCCAGCCTTGTGGCCGGGGCGTCGCTATTGGTCGATTATGTGCTTACCGTCGCCGTCTCGGTTGCCGCCGGCATCGCGGCCCTCACATCGGCGTTCCCCGCGTGGTACGAACACCGAGTCGCCCTGGGGCTTGCCGCCATCGCCGCCGTGACCATCGCGAATCTGCGCGGGGTGCGGGAGTCCGCGCGGGTCTTCATGCTTCCAACCTACGGTTTTGTGGCGAGCATGCTGGTGGTGATTATGGCTGGCCTGTGGCGCGGGCTTTCCGGGCAGGGGCCCGTTGAGCCCCTCCCGGCGCACACGGATGAGGCCGCGGTCGGTGCGGTCAGCCTCTTCCTCATCCTTCGCGCCTTCTCGTCCGGGTGCGCAGCTTTGACGGGCATCGAGGCAGTGAGCAATGGCGTCCAGGCGTTCCGCGAACCGGTCGGTGCAAATGCCGCGAAAGTCCTGACGTGGCTCGCGTTGCTTCTGGGCGGGCTCTTCATCGGAACCTCGGTGATCGCCAATCTCTACCACGTGATCCCAGTGCACGACGAGACCGTGGTTTCGCAGATCGCCCGGGGCACCTTCGGACGAACCGTACCGTACTACGCGGTGCAGTTCTTCACCGCTGTTATCCTGATCTTGGCCGCAAACACCAGTTTCAACGGATTCCCGCGCCTTGCCAGCGTGCAGGCGAATGACGGCTACCTGCCCCGTCCCCTGGGCAACATTGGCGACCGCCTCGTGTACTCTAACGGCATCCTCCTACTCGGCCTTGCATCGGGGTTCCTACTCGCCGCGTTCCGGGGCGAGACCCATCGCCTCATTCCGCTTTACGCGGTGGGCGTGTTCCTGAGCTTCACGCTATCGCAGGCCGGGATGGTGCGGCACTGGATATCGGTGCGTGACGAGCAGGTGGACTGGCGGCAGCGGGTCGCCATCAATGCCGTCGGCGCGGTAATTACGGGGGGCGTGACGCTCGTGATCGCCATCAGCAAGTGGTCTATGGGCGCATGGATTGTAGTAGTGGTGATCCCAGCACTCGTGCTCCTGTTCTTACGGATCCACGAGCATTACGAGTGGTTCGGACGGCGTCTCAGCCTGGAGGGCACGCCCCAGCCGCCTCCGCCCGGCAGGAACCTGGTTCTTGTCCTTGTTGCAAGCGTCCATCGGGGAATGCTGGAAGCGGTTCATTACGCCAAGAGCCTGTCGAGTCCCGATGGCGACGTGCGCGCGGTGCACGTTGAGACGGAGTCCGATCGCCCGCGGCCCAGTCTGCTCAGTGGGTGGGAACGCTACGGGCTGGGCATCAGCCTTGTGGCGCTGCAGTCTCCTTACCGGAGCGTTGCCGAGCCGCTGCTGGAGTATGTGGAGAAGGCGATGCAGGATGAAGGCTTCGACACCGTGACCATTGTGATCCCCGAGGTGGTGATCCAGGGCTTCCTGGTCCAGTTCTTGCATAACCAGACCGCGTTGTTCTTGCAGATCGCCTTCCGAAACAAGCCGGGGGTTGTCATCGCAAATTTCCGCTATTATCTCTAA
- a CDS encoding sugar phosphate isomerase/epimerase, which translates to MEAPKIGCNTLYPDGMLGAEETFTTDCHLRALDTIADAGFDAVEYSHPAPLDDEGLARVANHTAELGLISWSLHAWMSLPGTRDGIPAALEAYADSARRAKALGVRVIVVHSSGGIAPETLQERRKANTETLVAFSEMVGPDITIAVENMTSRADWEFLVPLVREVALPNVGLNIDTGHANLGDMNVVDCIRLGGDLIRTTHLQDNHGARDDHLPPGLGTIDWLAAIAAFREVGYRGVYMVEITDCPYQREVDPRGDTFKAARNLRGFLEATG; encoded by the coding sequence ATGGAAGCGCCCAAGATCGGCTGTAATACCCTCTACCCCGACGGAATGCTGGGCGCCGAGGAAACCTTCACCACCGACTGCCACCTGCGCGCGCTGGACACCATTGCGGATGCCGGGTTCGATGCCGTCGAGTACTCCCATCCCGCGCCACTGGATGACGAGGGGCTTGCGCGGGTCGCGAATCATACAGCCGAACTCGGGCTCATTTCGTGGTCCCTGCATGCGTGGATGTCCCTGCCGGGCACGAGGGACGGAATCCCGGCGGCGCTGGAAGCCTACGCCGACTCGGCAAGGCGCGCGAAAGCCCTGGGGGTGCGGGTAATCGTAGTCCACAGCAGCGGCGGCATTGCGCCCGAAACCCTTCAAGAGCGGCGCAAGGCCAACACGGAGACGCTGGTGGCGTTCTCGGAGATGGTGGGCCCGGACATCACTATCGCGGTCGAGAACATGACCTCCCGCGCAGACTGGGAGTTCCTGGTGCCCCTGGTACGCGAGGTGGCCCTGCCCAATGTGGGACTGAACATCGACACCGGACATGCGAACCTGGGCGACATGAATGTGGTGGACTGCATCCGACTGGGCGGCGACCTGATCCGCACCACCCACCTGCAGGACAATCACGGCGCCCGAGATGACCACCTTCCGCCGGGGTTAGGCACCATCGACTGGCTTGCGGCCATAGCGGCTTTCCGCGAGGTCGGCTACAGGGGTGTCTACATGGTGGAGATCACCGACTGCCCCTACCAGCGCGAGGTCGACCCTCGCGGCGACACATTCAAAGCGGCGCGCAACCTGCGGGGATTCCTGGAGGCGACCGGGTAA
- a CDS encoding alpha-galactosidase yields the protein MGSPAGLFLTVLIALMLITPAHAQGVTFRASFDHWLKADQAVGQSKPLRIIGGRLSPGRFGQALLLDGNSYLEFQPEGNVPNDAGTVAVWFRPDDWGRKTYDNFLGFSDNDVNALHFERSHPSGKLRIVLGGPDSGKSWSIYSQQPLVNGRWYHCAVAWDISARRAELFVNGVSEAMATEAGPLPSNVPALLVGCGFGRMSRAAVGALDELVILDHAANALEVQQIMNGSLSDRDSVAVSGPGLQTVVHTENGTVTFGATGGCSLVAGPFSAHVRVGEQDLALNHLSAPEDLPPIAAALGESDHRRFRGQAGAAGLATALHVQAQRGKMQALVWLEVTNQNDQKVRVTEMSLRAEGAEALMLPEPLPRLRIFTDNGSLCGSGSRDLATPGASHSAAGALVITDPEAAWAASMSFASFQTATVSNRVRVNNGGVPDAVAAVCSYPGGYVLDAGETLASEVFEFSIHPGGHAALEHWADTVMAVGDLKPPRHCVSGWNSWYAYRLTVSEDIVLDNARIIRDRFAPLGVSNIQIDHGWQHRDIIGHWVPNERFPHGLPWLSDRLREMGLSLGLWAAVTSVSEFSPEYQEHPEMLAKDAEGKPFVSWDKWYWVPHGATLAVDPTSPAGAAYYLDAGEKFRSYGCTYLKNDFQAHLIDPRMKLYDADMTLGAPVWREFTRLLRQGMGQDMAYMACNAPLNLVAGLCDAAWTHRDMGNPAGNWEHMRGWTNDFACRYHVSGKFYWSDPDYLQIGQGDEDENRIRMVICALGGGPAFLGDRLPDLPEQKLQMLAKCLPSYQRCARPVDLFARDEYAQVWDLPVKTDWGDWHVVGLLNLDELDARVTIELADIGLADGQPVVIWDFFEERLMGEIRAEEGLGLALRVPLSGTSCKLLRIAPKLERPFVLSTDMHLTQGGVDLTDVVWDGKALSLSGIAHRMKGMSGRVFVYVPDGYVPAEGKAEGNVLAVPVEFDEAAKSWAVKFAKAAR from the coding sequence ATGGGTAGCCCGGCAGGGCTGTTTCTCACTGTTTTGATAGCCCTGATGCTGATAACTCCTGCGCACGCGCAGGGCGTCACCTTCCGCGCGTCTTTCGACCACTGGCTCAAGGCCGACCAGGCTGTCGGGCAGTCCAAGCCTCTGCGAATCATCGGCGGGCGCCTCAGTCCCGGCAGATTTGGTCAAGCGCTGCTTCTGGACGGCAACTCGTACCTGGAGTTCCAGCCAGAAGGCAACGTGCCAAATGACGCCGGGACCGTTGCGGTGTGGTTCCGCCCCGATGACTGGGGCCGCAAGACTTACGACAACTTCCTCGGATTCAGCGACAACGACGTGAACGCCCTGCATTTTGAGCGCTCCCATCCCAGCGGGAAACTGCGCATCGTGCTCGGGGGGCCGGATAGCGGGAAGAGCTGGTCGATCTACTCACAGCAGCCACTGGTGAATGGCCGGTGGTACCACTGCGCGGTGGCGTGGGACATATCAGCTCGCCGCGCTGAACTCTTCGTGAACGGCGTTAGCGAAGCGATGGCCACGGAGGCCGGGCCGCTTCCCAGCAATGTCCCCGCGCTCCTGGTGGGATGCGGGTTCGGGCGGATGAGCCGAGCGGCTGTGGGGGCACTCGACGAACTTGTCATACTCGATCATGCCGCGAACGCACTGGAGGTCCAGCAGATCATGAACGGCTCTCTTTCCGACCGCGATTCCGTCGCCGTGTCCGGGCCCGGGCTGCAGACGGTGGTCCACACCGAGAACGGGACGGTGACCTTCGGCGCGACCGGTGGTTGCTCGCTGGTGGCAGGACCCTTCTCGGCCCATGTGCGCGTGGGTGAGCAGGATCTAGCGCTGAACCATCTTTCGGCCCCGGAGGACCTTCCCCCGATTGCCGCGGCGCTGGGTGAGTCCGATCACCGGCGTTTCCGCGGACAAGCCGGCGCTGCCGGACTGGCGACAGCTCTGCATGTCCAGGCACAGCGCGGCAAGATGCAGGCGCTGGTGTGGCTGGAAGTCACGAACCAGAACGACCAGAAGGTGCGGGTAACCGAGATGAGTCTGCGCGCCGAGGGAGCCGAGGCCTTGATGCTTCCCGAGCCCCTCCCGCGGCTGCGCATTTTCACGGACAACGGCAGCCTGTGCGGATCGGGTTCCCGTGATCTCGCGACGCCGGGCGCCAGCCACAGTGCAGCGGGAGCTTTAGTGATTACCGATCCCGAGGCAGCCTGGGCTGCGTCCATGTCCTTCGCCAGCTTCCAGACCGCCACCGTGAGCAACCGGGTTCGCGTGAACAATGGGGGAGTGCCTGATGCGGTCGCGGCGGTCTGTTCGTACCCGGGCGGGTATGTGCTGGATGCGGGGGAGACGCTGGCCTCCGAGGTGTTCGAGTTCTCCATCCATCCCGGCGGGCATGCGGCCCTTGAGCACTGGGCGGACACGGTCATGGCAGTGGGCGATCTGAAGCCACCCAGACACTGCGTCTCGGGATGGAACTCGTGGTATGCGTACCGCCTGACGGTCTCGGAGGACATCGTGCTGGACAATGCCCGAATCATCCGAGACCGTTTCGCGCCGCTGGGTGTGAGCAATATCCAGATCGATCACGGCTGGCAGCACCGGGACATCATCGGCCATTGGGTGCCCAACGAGCGCTTCCCGCATGGGCTGCCATGGCTGAGCGACCGGCTTCGAGAGATGGGCCTGTCACTGGGTCTGTGGGCTGCAGTGACCAGCGTTTCCGAGTTCTCGCCCGAGTATCAAGAGCACCCGGAAATGCTGGCGAAAGACGCCGAGGGAAAGCCTTTCGTGTCCTGGGATAAGTGGTACTGGGTGCCGCATGGGGCTACTCTTGCCGTGGACCCAACCAGCCCTGCAGGTGCAGCTTATTACCTCGATGCGGGCGAGAAGTTTCGCTCCTACGGCTGCACGTACCTGAAGAATGATTTCCAGGCTCATCTCATCGATCCGCGGATGAAGCTGTACGATGCGGACATGACCTTGGGCGCTCCGGTCTGGCGCGAGTTCACGCGCCTTCTCCGCCAGGGCATGGGGCAAGACATGGCGTACATGGCCTGCAACGCACCACTGAACCTGGTGGCCGGGCTATGCGATGCCGCCTGGACACATCGCGATATGGGCAATCCCGCCGGGAACTGGGAGCACATGCGGGGCTGGACCAATGACTTCGCCTGCAGGTACCACGTGAGCGGGAAGTTCTACTGGTCCGACCCCGATTACCTGCAGATTGGCCAGGGCGACGAAGACGAGAACCGCATCCGTATGGTGATCTGCGCATTGGGTGGCGGCCCGGCGTTCCTGGGAGACCGGCTGCCCGACCTGCCCGAACAGAAACTTCAGATGCTGGCCAAGTGCTTGCCCTCATACCAGCGCTGTGCCAGGCCAGTCGACCTTTTCGCGCGGGATGAATACGCACAGGTCTGGGACCTTCCAGTGAAAACGGACTGGGGCGACTGGCATGTGGTGGGGCTGCTCAACCTGGACGAACTAGACGCGCGGGTGACGATCGAGCTCGCGGATATCGGCCTCGCGGACGGTCAGCCCGTGGTGATCTGGGACTTCTTCGAGGAGCGGCTCATGGGCGAGATTCGCGCCGAAGAAGGTCTCGGACTGGCCCTGCGCGTGCCGTTGTCCGGCACGTCTTGCAAGCTACTGCGAATCGCGCCGAAGCTGGAGCGGCCTTTCGTTCTCAGCACCGACATGCACCTCACTCAGGGCGGGGTTGATCTCACCGACGTGGTGTGGGATGGGAAAGCACTTAGCCTCAGCGGCATCGCTCACCGCATGAAGGGCATGTCCGGCCGGGTATTTGTGTACGTGCCGGACGGGTATGTGCCGGCCGAGGGGAAGGCGGAGGGCAATGTGCTGGCCGTGCCGGTGGAGTTCGACGAAGCGGCTAAGTCATGGGCGGTGAAGTTCGCAAAGGCGGCTCGGTGA